The Naumannella cuiyingiana DNA window TCGCCGCGAGGTGGCCTGGCGCCGCGCTGCCGGACTTCGCCAGCATCGCGATCAGCGCCCCGGCGGCAAAAACCAGAGGGCCGGTGACGGCGAGCCCGCGGTTCAGGTGGTTGATCATGGTGTGAGTGCCCTCCCAATTGCGGCGGCTGTCCCCACCGCGCCCGATCGGGGTGCGGCGGCCGCCGTTCGTCAGCGTACGCTTGCCGGTCGTGGCCGACCACCAACCCCGCCAGAATGCCGCGGAGCCGGCTCATCAGGACTCGGCGGTCATCGTGATCGGCGGGGGGATCACCGGGCTGGCGACCGCCTGGGCGCTGCACCGGGCCGGCCGGTCGGTGCTGGTGTTCGAGGCCGCCGGCCGCGTCGGCGGTCAGATCCGCACCGAGCGGCTTCCGGCCGCGCTGGGCGGCGGTCTGGTGGATGTCGGTGCGGAGTCGATCCACCTCGGTACGCCACAACTGGCGCGCCTGGTCGGCGAGCTCGGGCTGCGCGACTCGGTCGTCGGGGCCGAACCGGGCGCCTCGCGGCTGGTCACGGCCCGCGGGCTGCGGCCGCTGCCCGCCGGGATCGCCCCGACCGGCCCGACCCGGCTGTGGCCGGTGCTGCGCTCGGGCATCTTGTCACCGGCCGGGCTGGCGCGCGCCGGGCTGGAGCCGCTGACCGCGCGGCGACGCTTCGCGCGCGACGTGTCGGTCGGGGAGTTCGTCCGGGCTCGCTTCGGCGACGAGGTCGCCGAGACCTTCGTCGACCCGCTGCTGGGGAATCTGCACGCCGGCGACATCGACCGGTTGTCCCTGTCGTCTGTGGCGCCGCAGCTCGCGCCGGCCGCGGCGACCGGGCGCTCGCTGGTGCTGCGCCGCCGCCGGCCCGGCGGTACGCCCGGGCCGCTCTTCGCGAGTTGGCCCGACGGGCTGTCGCGACTGCCGTCGGCGCTGGCCGAGGGCCTGCCCGCCGGCACCGTGCGGACCGGTACGCCCGTGCGCGGTCTTCGGCGCGGCGGTGACGGCTGGACGGTGCTCACCGACGCGGGCGAGAGCGCTGCGGGAGAGGTGGTGCTGGCGGTGCCGGGCGCGGTGGCTGCGGCGCTGCTGGAGCCGGAGTTCCCGGGACTGGGCGCCGAGCTGACGGCCGGGCGTACCGCCGACGTGGCGACCATCGTGCTGGCCTATCCGCGCGCGGCCGCGGAGGGCCGATTGGCGGGCAATGGCGTCTTGTTGCGTACCGACAGCGGGCGCGTGTTGAAGGCGGCGACCTGGCTGTCGCGCAAGTGGGCGCGGCTGCGCGATCCGGAGCTGTTCCTGGTGCGGGCATCCGCCGGGCGAGCCGGCGTGGATGAGCTGTCGGGGTTCGACGATGCCGGGCTGGCCGGGCGGATCCATCGCGATCTTGCCGAGGTGACCGGGCTGGCGGCCGAGCCGGTCGGCTCGCTGGTCACCCGCTGGCCGGGAGCGTTCCCGCAGCTGGAGGTCGGTCACGCCGCGCGGATGGCCGCGGTGCGGGCCCGAGTGGCCGGCTCGGGGCTGCACCTGGCGGGTGCGGCCGTCGACGGGCTCGGGCTCTCCGCGACGGTACGCTCCGCGCTGGCCGCCGCCGAGGCCATCAGCGCAGCGTGAGAGCGCCCGCTACGGGGGCAGCACGGCCCGCATCACCCGGATGGTGTTGCCGCCCATGATCGCGGCGATCTCCTGGTCGTCGTAGCCCCGGTCGACCAGCTCCTGGGTGATCGCGGCGAGCTGGGCCGTGTCCCAACCGGTCGTCACGCTTCCGTCGTAGTCGCTGCCCAGCGCCGCCGCCCCGATTCCGCCGACCTCGACCACATGATCGATCGCATCGACCACCGCCTTGGTGGTGGTCTGACAGATCGCCCAGTCGAAGTACGCGATCCCGATCACGCCCCCGGTCTCGGCGATGCCGCGGATCTGCTCGTCGGTGAGATTGCGGTTGTTCTCACATGTCGCCTTGACCCCGCCGTGGCTCTGCACGATCGGTCCGGTCGCCAGCCCCAGCATGTCGTCGATCGTCTGGCTGCTGGAGTGGGTGACATCGACGATCACGCCGCGCTGCTGCGCGCGGAGGAACGCCGCCCGCCCGAGATCGGTCAGGCCGCCCTTCTGCACTCCGTGCATGGAGCCGGCGGCCTCGTTGTCGAAGAAGTGGGTGAACCCGGCCATCCGCATCCCGGCCCCGTAGAGCTTGTCGAAGTTCTCGATGTCGCCCTCGAGGTTCTGCAGCCCCTCGACGGAGAACATCGCGCCGGTCACCTGTTGGCCGGCCGCGCGGTCGGCCAACAGCCGGTCGAGGTCTTCGCGGGTCCGGATCAGCCGCAGCGCGCCGTTCGAGTCGGCGGCAAACCGCTCCAGCTTCTGGCCGTGGTACAGGGAGCGCTGCAGCAGGGAGTTCCAGGTACGCGGCGGCTGCAACTGGACGACGCTGAGCATCGTGATGTCATCGGGCTCGCCGGTGTTGATGTCGGGGTTGAGACTGCCGGAGGCCTTCGAGACCGACGAGAACACCTGGACGGCGACATTGCCCTCCTCCAGCCGCGGCAGGTCCACGTGACCGCGATCGGACCGGGTGAGCAGGTCGCGCTTCCACATCAGGGTGTCGGAGTGCATGTCGACCACCTGCAGCGAATCGTGCAGTTGCTGCGTCTGCGGGCTGACCGCCGGCAGCACGGCCGGTTCGACCCTGTTCATCCGATTCTCGAGCTCCCCGGGTGCGACCACGAAGAATGCCGCCACGATGATCAACAAGAGCCCCAGCAACCCCAGCAGCACACCCTTCACCCACCGACGCCTGCGACCGGCCTTTGCCATGGCAGGAGCGTACCGATCCTGCGCGACAACACGCCGAGCGCCCGGCCGGATCTCTCCGGCCGGGCGCTTGGCCCTACTTGATCAACTTCCCTTGATCAGATCCGTCCCGGTCAGCCCCGGCGGCGCCGGATCAGTTGGGCACCGGCGACGGTGCTGACGAGCGCTCCGGCGAGGAAGACCCCGACGGCCGGCGCACCGGTGTCGGCCAGACCACCAGAGGTGTCGATCTTGGTCTGCTTGCCGTTGTCCCGCTCGCCCTCGGCCATGCCACCGGAGGAGTCGAGACCGAAGTAGGCATCGGTGACCAGCTTGGTGCCATCGGCCAGGGTGATCGAGTACCAGGCGCCGGGCGCCCGGTCGACCCCGGTGATCTCGCAACTGAACGTCAGCGTCTTCGTCCCCTCGGCGCCCTCGGGGATCTTGGCGCTGGTCGGGGTGCAGTCGAGGTTCTGCTGCTTGGTGATCTGCATGGTCAGCGCACTGTGCAGCGGTACGCCGGAGATCGTGACGTCCTTGTTCACCACGAACTTCTGCCCGACCCGCAGCGGGAAGCTGGCCGGCTCGAAGCGGGCCTTGGCGATCGCGATCTCCGACTTCGCGCCCGCGGTGGACGCCGGCTTGCTGGTGGTGCTGGTCGGCGACGCGGTCGGCTTGTTGTCGCTGGTGCCGCCCGGCGTGGCCGCCGTGCTGGACGCGCTCGGGTTGCTCGGGTCGGCGTTCGGGCTGGCGGCGAAGACACCCTCGCCGATCACGGTGCCGTCGGCCTGGACGAGCTGGTAGTAGCCGCTCACCCGGCTGTTGCCCTTGGTGATCATGCACTCCACCGCGAACGTCTCCAGACCGGAGTCCGCGCCCGCCTCGGCGGTCTCGTTCTTCGGCTCGCACTTGAGGTTGACGAGCTTGTCGACGCGGATCGACAGGTCCTGTTCCAGCGGCTGGGAGTGCAGCACATCGGCGTAGACAACGAAGGTCTCGCCGGCCAGCAGATTGAGCTTGTTCTTGTTGAATCGCGGGTCGAGGACGTCCCACTCCTGGGTCGGCCCGAAGGAGGCGGTCGAGCCCGGCGCGTTGGTCGTGGTGACCCGCGGGCTCGCGCTCGGGCCCGAGTCGTCGTTCGAGCCGGAGCTGGTCGCGGCGCTCGCCTTCGGCGCGGTGCTGGCCTTCGGCGCACGGGTGCTGTCCGTGGACCGATCCGCCTTCGGCTGCGCGGTGCTGCTCGCGCTCGCGGACGCCTGCTTCGGCCCGTTCTGGTCGGCACTCGCCAGACCGGGAATCACGACGGCGGCCAGCGATGTCGTCATCAGCGCCATGCCGGCCACGGCGGCGGACGCCAGCCGCAGGTTCGTGCGGGACGCGGTCATCTCTGCTCCCTGGGAAGTCGGGTCCGGCGCCCGGAGGTGACGCCGGGCGCGAGATTAGGCAGGCGGGTCGGCCGCTGTGAAGCGCGCCTCGATGGGGTTGACAGCGCCGGAGTCGTCCCGAAACCGCGGCACGGCGCGTCATGGCGGGCTCGACAGCCAAATCACATGCTTCACATCAACCTCATAAATCACCTCAGGCTCACGTAACGCTTGAGGGTTGAGGCAGCTCCCGCACCTTTCTGACCGGAACATCGGCCGACCGGATCGGCGCCCCGCAACGACGCGGTTTCCGGAACGAGGACCGCGGCTCAGCGCCAGATCGGTGCGCTCACCCCGATCCGACGGGCACAGGCGAAGCGGGCCCAGCACGAAGCCGGGCCCGCTCGGTCGATCGGTCAGGAGACGCGGCGCCGCAGCACCAGCACGCCGGCGGTCAGCGCCGTCAGGGCGCCGGCCAGGACCACGCCGAGCGCCGGGGCGCCGGTGTCGGCGAGGCCGCCGCTGGTGTCGGTGTAGCGATCATCGTGCCGGCCCGCAGCATCGTTGTTCTTGTGTGGCTTGGCGGGCTTGTCGGGCTTGTCGGAGAGATCGCCGAAGCCGAACTCGGCCTTCTCCTTCACGCCGTTGCCGGTGATCGTGTAGGTGGCCTTGGCGCGCGTCCCGTCCTTGGCGAACCGGCAGTTGAACACGAGCTCGTAGGTGCCCGGCTTGGTGCCCTTCGGCAGCTTCGCCCCGGCGGGTTCGCAGACCAGGTTGCGGAAGTCCGAGAGCTTCATCACCAGGTCCTCGGTGAGCGGGGCCTTGCTGATCGTCACGGTCTTGGTGAAGGTGAACTTCCCGCCCTTCCTGACGACAGCCTGCTTCGGGTTGAACGTGCCCTCGCCCACCTTGACGACCGGCTTCGGCGCGGGCGGCGGGGTGTTGCCGTCGTCGACCGGCTCACCAACGGCGAAGCTGCCGGTGGCGAGGACGATCGGGTCGCTCCCTCCGCGGGCGACCATCCGGTACTTGCCGCGCGCCTTCGTGTTGTCCCGCAACAGTGTGCAGTCGATGGTCAGGGTGTGCTTGCCGAGCTTGGGATCGGTCTGGCTCGGGCTTTCGGGCTCGCAGCGGACGTTGTCGGTGTCGCTCAGTTCGACCGCGACCGTGAAGCCCTCGGCGTCACGACCCGAGACCTCGAACGGGAAGCCGAGCCGGAACGTCGCACCCGCCTGCAGCGGCAGCCGGGACGGGTCGATCGTCGGATCGC harbors:
- the hemG gene encoding protoporphyrinogen oxidase, which encodes MADHQPRQNAAEPAHQDSAVIVIGGGITGLATAWALHRAGRSVLVFEAAGRVGGQIRTERLPAALGGGLVDVGAESIHLGTPQLARLVGELGLRDSVVGAEPGASRLVTARGLRPLPAGIAPTGPTRLWPVLRSGILSPAGLARAGLEPLTARRRFARDVSVGEFVRARFGDEVAETFVDPLLGNLHAGDIDRLSLSSVAPQLAPAAATGRSLVLRRRRPGGTPGPLFASWPDGLSRLPSALAEGLPAGTVRTGTPVRGLRRGGDGWTVLTDAGESAAGEVVLAVPGAVAAALLEPEFPGLGAELTAGRTADVATIVLAYPRAAAEGRLAGNGVLLRTDSGRVLKAATWLSRKWARLRDPELFLVRASAGRAGVDELSGFDDAGLAGRIHRDLAEVTGLAAEPVGSLVTRWPGAFPQLEVGHAARMAAVRARVAGSGLHLAGAAVDGLGLSATVRSALAAAEAISAA
- a CDS encoding dipeptidase, whose translation is MAKAGRRRRWVKGVLLGLLGLLLIIVAAFFVVAPGELENRMNRVEPAVLPAVSPQTQQLHDSLQVVDMHSDTLMWKRDLLTRSDRGHVDLPRLEEGNVAVQVFSSVSKASGSLNPDINTGEPDDITMLSVVQLQPPRTWNSLLQRSLYHGQKLERFAADSNGALRLIRTREDLDRLLADRAAGQQVTGAMFSVEGLQNLEGDIENFDKLYGAGMRMAGFTHFFDNEAAGSMHGVQKGGLTDLGRAAFLRAQQRGVIVDVTHSSSQTIDDMLGLATGPIVQSHGGVKATCENNRNLTDEQIRGIAETGGVIGIAYFDWAICQTTTKAVVDAIDHVVEVGGIGAAALGSDYDGSVTTGWDTAQLAAITQELVDRGYDDQEIAAIMGGNTIRVMRAVLPP